Proteins found in one Panthera tigris isolate Pti1 chromosome B3, P.tigris_Pti1_mat1.1, whole genome shotgun sequence genomic segment:
- the LOC102965750 gene encoding SRA stem-loop-interacting RNA-binding protein, mitochondrial, whose translation MAASAVRGAMALRTSASRPVAFVRKIPWTAASSELREHFAQFGHIRKCIIPFDKETGFHRGMGWIQFSSEEELQNALQQENHIIDGVKLHIQAQRPKILQGDQTSDEEKDF comes from the exons ATGGCGGCTTCAGCGGTGAGGGGCGCTATGGCGCTGCGTACTAGTGCTAGCCGGCCGGTGGCTTTCGTCAGAAAAATTCCCTGGACCGCAGCCTCGA GTGAGCTGAGAGAACACTTTGCACAGTTTGGCCATATACGAAAGTGCATCATACCTTTT gaCAAAGAGACTGGGTTTCATAGAGGTATGGGTTGGATTCAGTTTTCTTCAGAAGAAGAACTTCAGAATGCACTACAGCAAGAAAATCATATCATTGATGGAGTAAAG cTCCACATTCAAGCTCAAAGACCAAAAATTTTGCAAGGGGATCAAACATCTGATGAGGAAAAAGATTTTTGA
- the ALKBH1 gene encoding nucleic acid dioxygenase ALKBH1 isoform X1 — MGKMAAAVGSVATLAAEPGEDAFRKLFRFYRQSRPGSADLGAVIDFSAAHTARGTGPDARKVIRSQLSVSSVSDHDAHRAGLQPVSKWQAYGLQGYPGFIFIPNPFLPGYQWHWVKQCLKLYSQKPNVCNLDKHMTKEETQDLWEQSKEFLRLKEVNKRRPRSLLEKLRWVTLGYHYNWDSKKYSADHYTPFPSDLAFLSEQVAAACGFQGFRAEAGILNYYRLDSTLGIHVDRSELDHSKPLLSFSFGQSAIFLLGGLKRDEAPTAMFMHSGDIMVMSGFSRLLNHAVPRVLPSSQGEGLPCCLETPLPAVLPRDSVVEPCSEEDWQVCTSYLKTARVNMTVRQVLAIDQDFPSEPTEEKKRDITTEGFCHLDDENSQVKRAKLNPDS; from the exons AtggggaagatggcggcggcCGTGGGCTCCGTAGCGACGTTGGCGGCCGAGCCAGGGGAGGACGCCTTTCGGAAGCTTTTCCGCTTCTACCGGCAGAGCCGCCCCGGTTCCGCAGACCTGGGAGCGGTCATTGACTTCTCGGCGGCCCATACAGCCCGCGGCACGGGGCCTGATGCCCGCAAG GTGATCAGATCTCAGCTGAGTGTGTCTTCAGTCAGTGACCATGATGCACATAGAGCAGGACTTCAGCCAGTAAGCAAGTGGCAAGCCTACGGACTCCAAGGCTATCCTG gatttatttttatcCCAAACCCCTTCCTCCCAGGTTACCAGTGGCACTGGGTGAAGCAGTGTCTTAAGTTATATTCCCAGAAACCTAATGTGTGTAACCTGGACAAACACATGACTAAAGAAGAGACCCAAGACCTCTGGGAACAGAGCAAAGAGTTTCTGAG GCTTAAGGAAGTGAATAAACGGAGACCCCGAAGTTTACTAGAGAAGTTGCGCTGGGTGACCCTAGGCTACCATTATAACTGGGACAGTAAG AAATACTCAGCCGATCATTATACACCTTTCCCTTCTGACCTGGCTTTCCTCTCAGAGCAAGTAGCTGCAGCCTGTGGATTTCAGGGTTTCCGAGCCGAGGCAGGCATCCTAAATTACTACCGATTGGACTCCACTCTGGGAATCCATGTAGACAGATCTGAACTAGATCACTCCAAACCCCTGCTGTCTTTCAG CTTCGGACAGTCTGCTATCTTTCTCCTGGGTGGTCTCAAAAGAGATGAAGCCCCCACGGCCATGTTTATGCACAGCGGTGACATCATGGTAATGTCAGGTTTCAGCCGCCTGTTGAACCATGCAGTCCCGAGGGTCCTCCCAAGTTCTCAGGGGGAAGGCCTGCCTTGCTGCCTGGAGACGCCTCTCCCAGCCGTCCTCCCCAGAGACTCAGTGGTAGAGCCCTGCTCTGAGGAGGACTGGCAGGTATGCACCAGCTACTTGAAAACGGCTCGTGTTAACATGACTGTCCGACAGGTATTGGCCATAGACCAGGACTTCCCTTCGGAACccacagaggagaagaaaagagacatcACCACAGAAGGTTTCTGCCATCTGGATGATGAGAATAGCCAAGTAAAACGAGCAAAGTTAAACCCTGACAGCTGA
- the ALKBH1 gene encoding nucleic acid dioxygenase ALKBH1 isoform X2, translated as MGKMAAAVGSVATLAAEPGEDAFRKLFRFYRQSRPGSADLGAVIDFSAAHTARGTGPDARKVIRSQLSVSSVSDHDAHRAGLQPVSKWQAYGLQGYPGFIFIPNPFLPGYQWHWVKQCLKLYSQKPNVCNLDKHMTKEETQDLWEQSKEFLRSWPTAYTKESRFTPGRGPLLPIEKYSADHYTPFPSDLAFLSEQVAAACGFQGFRAEAGILNYYRLDSTLGIHVDRSELDHSKPLLSFSFGQSAIFLLGGLKRDEAPTAMFMHSGDIMVMSGFSRLLNHAVPRVLPSSQGEGLPCCLETPLPAVLPRDSVVEPCSEEDWQVCTSYLKTARVNMTVRQVLAIDQDFPSEPTEEKKRDITTEGFCHLDDENSQVKRAKLNPDS; from the exons AtggggaagatggcggcggcCGTGGGCTCCGTAGCGACGTTGGCGGCCGAGCCAGGGGAGGACGCCTTTCGGAAGCTTTTCCGCTTCTACCGGCAGAGCCGCCCCGGTTCCGCAGACCTGGGAGCGGTCATTGACTTCTCGGCGGCCCATACAGCCCGCGGCACGGGGCCTGATGCCCGCAAG GTGATCAGATCTCAGCTGAGTGTGTCTTCAGTCAGTGACCATGATGCACATAGAGCAGGACTTCAGCCAGTAAGCAAGTGGCAAGCCTACGGACTCCAAGGCTATCCTG gatttatttttatcCCAAACCCCTTCCTCCCAGGTTACCAGTGGCACTGGGTGAAGCAGTGTCTTAAGTTATATTCCCAGAAACCTAATGTGTGTAACCTGGACAAACACATGACTAAAGAAGAGACCCAAGACCTCTGGGAACAGAGCAAAGAGTTTCTGAG ATCTTGGCCAACAGCTTATACCAAGGAAAGCAGATTTACTCCAGGCAGAGGGCCTTTGCTGCCAATTGAG AAATACTCAGCCGATCATTATACACCTTTCCCTTCTGACCTGGCTTTCCTCTCAGAGCAAGTAGCTGCAGCCTGTGGATTTCAGGGTTTCCGAGCCGAGGCAGGCATCCTAAATTACTACCGATTGGACTCCACTCTGGGAATCCATGTAGACAGATCTGAACTAGATCACTCCAAACCCCTGCTGTCTTTCAG CTTCGGACAGTCTGCTATCTTTCTCCTGGGTGGTCTCAAAAGAGATGAAGCCCCCACGGCCATGTTTATGCACAGCGGTGACATCATGGTAATGTCAGGTTTCAGCCGCCTGTTGAACCATGCAGTCCCGAGGGTCCTCCCAAGTTCTCAGGGGGAAGGCCTGCCTTGCTGCCTGGAGACGCCTCTCCCAGCCGTCCTCCCCAGAGACTCAGTGGTAGAGCCCTGCTCTGAGGAGGACTGGCAGGTATGCACCAGCTACTTGAAAACGGCTCGTGTTAACATGACTGTCCGACAGGTATTGGCCATAGACCAGGACTTCCCTTCGGAACccacagaggagaagaaaagagacatcACCACAGAAGGTTTCTGCCATCTGGATGATGAGAATAGCCAAGTAAAACGAGCAAAGTTAAACCCTGACAGCTGA
- the ALKBH1 gene encoding nucleic acid dioxygenase ALKBH1 isoform X3: MGKMAAAVGSVATLAAEPGEDAFRKLFRFYRQSRPGSADLGAVIDFSAAHTARGTGPDARKVIRSQLSVSSVSDHDAHRAGLQPVSKWQAYGLQGYPGYQWHWVKQCLKLYSQKPNVCNLDKHMTKEETQDLWEQSKEFLRLKEVNKRRPRSLLEKLRWVTLGYHYNWDSKKYSADHYTPFPSDLAFLSEQVAAACGFQGFRAEAGILNYYRLDSTLGIHVDRSELDHSKPLLSFSFGQSAIFLLGGLKRDEAPTAMFMHSGDIMVMSGFSRLLNHAVPRVLPSSQGEGLPCCLETPLPAVLPRDSVVEPCSEEDWQVCTSYLKTARVNMTVRQVLAIDQDFPSEPTEEKKRDITTEGFCHLDDENSQVKRAKLNPDS, translated from the exons AtggggaagatggcggcggcCGTGGGCTCCGTAGCGACGTTGGCGGCCGAGCCAGGGGAGGACGCCTTTCGGAAGCTTTTCCGCTTCTACCGGCAGAGCCGCCCCGGTTCCGCAGACCTGGGAGCGGTCATTGACTTCTCGGCGGCCCATACAGCCCGCGGCACGGGGCCTGATGCCCGCAAG GTGATCAGATCTCAGCTGAGTGTGTCTTCAGTCAGTGACCATGATGCACATAGAGCAGGACTTCAGCCAGTAAGCAAGTGGCAAGCCTACGGACTCCAAGGCTATCCTG GTTACCAGTGGCACTGGGTGAAGCAGTGTCTTAAGTTATATTCCCAGAAACCTAATGTGTGTAACCTGGACAAACACATGACTAAAGAAGAGACCCAAGACCTCTGGGAACAGAGCAAAGAGTTTCTGAG GCTTAAGGAAGTGAATAAACGGAGACCCCGAAGTTTACTAGAGAAGTTGCGCTGGGTGACCCTAGGCTACCATTATAACTGGGACAGTAAG AAATACTCAGCCGATCATTATACACCTTTCCCTTCTGACCTGGCTTTCCTCTCAGAGCAAGTAGCTGCAGCCTGTGGATTTCAGGGTTTCCGAGCCGAGGCAGGCATCCTAAATTACTACCGATTGGACTCCACTCTGGGAATCCATGTAGACAGATCTGAACTAGATCACTCCAAACCCCTGCTGTCTTTCAG CTTCGGACAGTCTGCTATCTTTCTCCTGGGTGGTCTCAAAAGAGATGAAGCCCCCACGGCCATGTTTATGCACAGCGGTGACATCATGGTAATGTCAGGTTTCAGCCGCCTGTTGAACCATGCAGTCCCGAGGGTCCTCCCAAGTTCTCAGGGGGAAGGCCTGCCTTGCTGCCTGGAGACGCCTCTCCCAGCCGTCCTCCCCAGAGACTCAGTGGTAGAGCCCTGCTCTGAGGAGGACTGGCAGGTATGCACCAGCTACTTGAAAACGGCTCGTGTTAACATGACTGTCCGACAGGTATTGGCCATAGACCAGGACTTCCCTTCGGAACccacagaggagaagaaaagagacatcACCACAGAAGGTTTCTGCCATCTGGATGATGAGAATAGCCAAGTAAAACGAGCAAAGTTAAACCCTGACAGCTGA